The following proteins come from a genomic window of Elusimicrobiota bacterium:
- a CDS encoding MMPL family transporter, with product MTSPTTFSHRLGAFLFSHRPKVIGGFLAATAVMVFFASRLELDAAFTKMIPTRHPYIETFLKHAPDFGGGNRVVVAVINNQGDIFNPDFFDTLKNITEELMSIRGIDPSRVKSIFSPGVRYVEIVDDGFEGSTVIPPEFEPTPDQFQIVQENIIKSGQLGLLVSKDFRAALVTAEVTAQDPDTGGKLDTYAVARDLEERVRVPFEKNGLTVHILGFPKLIGEIKDKGKMGVAFFLLTILLTTAVVYAYTRSRSLTFTALGCALLSLSWLLGSMKMVGFGLDPMSVVIVFLVFAIAVSHAIQKINSFRLEWAQNQDARVASQASFEKLFAPGMIALATDNIGFSTILFIPIPVVREIALSANLGAVSIALINLFLLPVLLSYLPARWSAVVRQANPHHSHSPLWNFWDSFSTPRGARVTLWLTLVTLAVALWIGKGVPIGDTHPGAPELRPTARYNRDVAAIRRHFAVGGDLLVVYAESDADTCIDYRLFSHVDAFTAHMDLQPDVLTAVSLSKWARRAFAVYNEGNPKWYALPRDTENLRTATGDANSDTGLSNFNGTVLPVYVFVKDHTASAIRRVVAAVEDFLAAHPREDIRLRLGGGNIGVEAATNDVLRKSQAPMLGWFYGMTLIVIFIFYRSWQSMVCIVVPLTLVSICSYALMALTGIGLKVATLPIVSVGAGVGMDYAVYMYGTMRQFLLEGMDVDAAYCKALRSTGKAVFFTAGTLSLGTGVWVLSGLQLQADMGILFAFTFVANMLAALVLLPALAHVLFKGRNFAGRANI from the coding sequence ATGACGTCCCCCACCACGTTCAGCCATCGGTTGGGAGCCTTCCTGTTTTCCCATCGCCCAAAAGTGATCGGGGGGTTCCTCGCGGCCACCGCGGTCATGGTGTTTTTCGCCTCCCGGCTCGAGCTTGACGCGGCTTTCACCAAGATGATCCCCACCCGCCACCCCTACATCGAAACCTTCCTCAAACACGCACCGGACTTCGGCGGCGGCAACCGTGTGGTGGTCGCGGTGATCAACAACCAGGGGGACATTTTCAACCCCGACTTTTTCGATACCCTCAAAAACATCACCGAAGAATTGATGTCCATCCGGGGCATCGACCCCAGCCGGGTCAAATCCATCTTTTCCCCCGGGGTGCGCTACGTCGAGATCGTGGACGACGGGTTTGAGGGAAGCACCGTGATCCCGCCGGAGTTCGAGCCGACCCCCGACCAATTTCAAATCGTTCAAGAGAACATCATCAAATCCGGGCAATTGGGCCTCTTGGTGTCGAAAGATTTCCGCGCGGCCCTGGTCACGGCCGAAGTCACGGCGCAGGACCCGGACACCGGCGGTAAACTCGACACCTACGCCGTGGCCCGGGATTTGGAGGAGCGGGTTCGCGTTCCCTTTGAAAAAAACGGACTCACTGTCCACATCCTGGGCTTTCCCAAACTGATCGGAGAGATCAAGGACAAGGGCAAAATGGGGGTGGCGTTTTTCTTGCTGACCATCCTTCTCACGACGGCGGTCGTGTACGCCTACACCCGGTCGAGGTCGTTGACCTTTACGGCGCTCGGCTGCGCGCTCTTGTCGTTAAGTTGGTTGTTGGGCTCCATGAAAATGGTGGGGTTCGGCCTGGACCCGATGTCGGTGGTGATTGTGTTCCTGGTCTTTGCGATCGCGGTCAGCCACGCCATCCAGAAAATTAATTCCTTCCGCTTGGAATGGGCCCAAAACCAAGACGCCCGCGTGGCCTCCCAGGCCAGTTTTGAGAAACTCTTCGCCCCCGGCATGATCGCCCTCGCGACCGATAACATCGGTTTTTCGACCATTTTATTTATCCCCATCCCCGTGGTGAGGGAAATCGCTTTAAGCGCCAACCTGGGAGCCGTGTCCATCGCCTTGATCAACTTGTTTCTTCTCCCGGTTTTGCTGTCTTATCTTCCCGCCCGATGGAGCGCCGTCGTTCGCCAAGCCAACCCCCACCACAGTCACAGTCCCCTGTGGAATTTTTGGGATTCTTTTTCCACGCCGCGCGGGGCGCGCGTCACCCTTTGGCTCACCCTCGTGACCTTGGCCGTGGCCCTTTGGATCGGCAAAGGGGTCCCGATCGGGGACACCCACCCGGGCGCGCCGGAATTGCGCCCCACCGCGCGCTACAACCGGGACGTGGCGGCCATCCGGCGCCATTTCGCGGTGGGGGGCGATTTGCTGGTCGTCTACGCCGAGAGTGACGCCGACACCTGCATCGACTACCGACTTTTCAGCCACGTGGACGCGTTCACCGCACACATGGACCTCCAACCGGATGTGCTCACCGCCGTCAGTCTTTCCAAATGGGCGCGCCGTGCCTTCGCCGTCTACAACGAAGGCAACCCCAAATGGTACGCCCTCCCCCGGGACACCGAAAATCTCCGCACGGCCACGGGCGACGCCAACTCCGACACCGGCCTGTCCAATTTCAATGGCACGGTGTTGCCCGTGTATGTCTTCGTCAAGGATCACACCGCCTCGGCCATTCGTCGGGTGGTGGCGGCGGTGGAAGACTTCCTCGCCGCCCACCCCCGGGAAGACATCCGGTTGCGCCTTGGCGGCGGCAACATCGGGGTCGAAGCGGCGACCAACGACGTGCTACGAAAATCCCAGGCGCCCATGCTGGGGTGGTTCTACGGCATGACGTTGATCGTCATTTTCATTTTCTACCGATCGTGGCAATCCATGGTCTGCATCGTGGTGCCCCTCACCCTGGTCTCGATTTGCTCCTACGCGCTGATGGCGCTGACGGGCATCGGCCTCAAGGTCGCCACGCTCCCCATCGTGTCGGTCGGGGCCGGCGTCGGAATGGATTACGCCGTTTACATGTACGGCACCATGCGCCAATTTTTACTGGAGGGGATGGACGTGGACGCCGCCTATTGCAAAGCCCTGCGCTCCACGGGAAAAGCCGTCTTTTTCACGGCCGGCACGCTCTCGCTGGGAACCGGAGTTTGGGTTTTGTCGGGCCTGCAGCTTCAGGCCGATATGGGGATATTGTTCGCGTTCACCTTCGTGGCCAACATGCTGGCCGCCCTCGTGCTGTTGCCGGCCCTGGCCCACGTGCTTTTCAAAGGGCGGAACTTCGCGGGCCGCGCCAACATTTGA
- a CDS encoding 8-oxo-dGTP diphosphatase yields the protein MIKLATLCYLQRGGKTLMLHRIKKPNDIHRGKWNGLGGKLLPGESPEECVIREVREESGLRITKPRFHGFLTFPGFDGEDDWYVWVFTANRFTGRPRESAEGVLRWIPNAAVPRLPLWEGDRIFLKWLKKKRTFLGTFSYRKGRLASHRVSFY from the coding sequence GTGATCAAATTGGCCACCCTCTGTTACCTTCAACGCGGCGGCAAAACTTTGATGCTCCACCGTATAAAAAAACCCAACGACATCCATCGGGGCAAGTGGAACGGGCTGGGGGGGAAATTGTTACCGGGGGAGTCCCCGGAGGAATGCGTGATCCGCGAGGTGCGCGAGGAGAGCGGCCTGCGGATTACAAAGCCCCGTTTTCACGGCTTCTTGACCTTCCCCGGTTTTGACGGCGAGGACGATTGGTACGTGTGGGTGTTCACGGCGAACCGCTTCACGGGCCGCCCGCGGGAGTCCGCCGAAGGGGTGTTGCGGTGGATTCCGAACGCGGCGGTCCCCCGCTTGCCCCTCTGGGAAGGGGACCGGATTTTCTTAAAGTGGCTAAAAAAGAAGAGAACGTTCCTGGGAACGTTCTCTTATCGGAAGGGCCGCCTGGCGTCCCACCGGGTTTCCTTTTATTAA
- a CDS encoding urate hydroxylase PuuD, whose product MALSDFFSNFHLFARWFHVFAGIFWMGCLYFFNFINLQLQPALDDATKKAVNPQLIPRVLWWFRWGAMVTFITGWILFAMVYMYTPGVGGGPTNLFQDAEGLTGRAAWILLGVLLGSIMWFNVWFVIWPSQKRIFGLGVAKAAPEELPALRARAALFSKINTYLSGPMLFGMLAATHYSAMNPVTLAVFAGIGLAFVWSAYKISSKVGKIG is encoded by the coding sequence ATGGCACTGTCTGATTTCTTCAGCAATTTTCACCTGTTCGCGCGCTGGTTCCACGTCTTCGCGGGGATTTTTTGGATGGGCTGCCTTTATTTCTTCAACTTCATCAATCTCCAATTGCAACCCGCCCTGGACGACGCGACGAAAAAAGCGGTCAATCCCCAATTGATTCCCCGCGTGTTGTGGTGGTTCCGCTGGGGCGCCATGGTCACGTTCATCACCGGCTGGATCCTCTTCGCGATGGTGTACATGTACACCCCCGGCGTCGGCGGCGGCCCCACCAACCTTTTCCAGGACGCGGAAGGCCTCACCGGCCGCGCGGCGTGGATCCTGTTGGGCGTTCTGCTCGGCTCGATCATGTGGTTCAACGTGTGGTTCGTGATCTGGCCCTCGCAGAAACGCATTTTCGGCCTCGGCGTGGCGAAAGCCGCCCCGGAAGAATTGCCCGCCCTGCGCGCCCGGGCGGCGCTGTTCTCCAAGATCAACACGTACCTCTCCGGCCCCATGCTGTTCGGCATGTTGGCGGCGACGCACTACAGTGCGATGAATCCCGTCACGCTCGCCGTCTTCGCGGGCATCGGCCTGGCGTTCGTCTGGAGCGCGTACAAAATCTCGTCCAAAGTCGGCAAGATCGGCTGA
- the xseB gene encoding exodeoxyribonuclease VII small subunit — MSKKSETYAQAYAEVQKILEGLDQGDIDVDDLSEKVKRAAELIDFCQKRLRETELQVKRVMEKLEKPAEE; from the coding sequence ATGAGCAAAAAATCCGAAACCTACGCCCAGGCTTACGCCGAAGTGCAGAAAATCCTGGAGGGCCTCGACCAGGGCGACATCGATGTCGACGATTTGTCGGAAAAGGTGAAGCGCGCCGCCGAATTGATCGATTTTTGCCAAAAGCGGCTCCGGGAGACGGAGTTGCAGGTCAAGCGGGTGATGGAAAAACTGGAAAAGCCCGCCGAGGAGTAG
- the xseA gene encoding exodeoxyribonuclease VII large subunit, whose translation MAPRARELTETPPGAERALTVSQVNQAIGAALQERFADAFWMVGEIQGYDRDLIKAGQRRWGQIYFELIEKESGADSVKAGIKALVWGDAHNAIRAKLKAASADLRLQDGLQVKFLCQVDFYWPRAGLQLKVLDVDPHFTLGDMERARRELIEKLKAQGLFDRNRSTELPLVPLTLGLVTSDGSAAYHDFVEELRSSGYAFALRFIDARMQGVETEQDVPRAIEALAADPAIDAVVLIRGGGSRSDLIWFDKEKIARAVTSCEKPVLTGIGHEIDSSVADLVAHTSRKTPTAVAQFLVERVRAYESGVLEAGRQLGEAARARLTTERTALNDAARDWREGTARSVAGTREALARAQERLKSGARRAVSLARERWAAVPGRLDSAQRGFFKSRVEKLTSLRKECEWRDPRRLLARGYSLIYAGGKLAKRLADIKTGEFIEARLVDGLVTANVLATKKEKP comes from the coding sequence GTGGCTCCTCGCGCTCGCGAATTGACCGAAACGCCGCCGGGCGCCGAACGGGCCCTGACCGTCAGCCAAGTCAATCAAGCCATCGGCGCGGCCCTGCAGGAACGGTTCGCCGACGCCTTTTGGATGGTGGGCGAAATTCAAGGGTATGACCGGGACCTTATAAAAGCCGGCCAACGGCGGTGGGGGCAGATCTATTTTGAGTTGATCGAAAAAGAATCGGGCGCGGATTCGGTGAAGGCGGGCATCAAAGCGTTGGTCTGGGGCGACGCCCACAACGCCATCCGCGCCAAGCTCAAGGCCGCGTCGGCCGACCTGCGGCTGCAGGACGGACTTCAAGTGAAGTTCCTCTGCCAGGTCGATTTCTATTGGCCCCGGGCGGGCCTGCAATTGAAAGTGCTCGATGTGGACCCCCACTTCACCCTGGGCGACATGGAACGGGCCCGGCGGGAGTTGATTGAAAAATTGAAAGCCCAGGGGCTCTTCGACCGGAACCGTTCCACCGAACTGCCCCTCGTGCCCTTGACGCTCGGGCTGGTCACCTCCGATGGAAGCGCCGCCTACCACGATTTCGTCGAGGAACTGCGGTCGTCGGGCTACGCGTTCGCGTTGCGGTTCATCGACGCGCGCATGCAGGGGGTGGAAACCGAGCAGGACGTCCCCCGCGCCATCGAGGCGTTGGCCGCCGATCCCGCGATCGACGCCGTCGTGTTGATTCGCGGTGGGGGATCGCGATCCGATCTGATTTGGTTCGACAAAGAAAAGATCGCCCGGGCGGTGACGTCCTGCGAAAAACCCGTCCTGACGGGCATCGGCCACGAAATCGATTCGTCGGTGGCGGACCTCGTGGCCCACACCTCCCGCAAAACCCCCACGGCGGTCGCGCAATTCCTGGTGGAGCGCGTGCGGGCCTATGAGTCCGGGGTCCTTGAGGCGGGGCGGCAACTGGGCGAGGCCGCCCGCGCGCGCTTGACGACCGAACGCACGGCGCTCAACGACGCCGCGCGGGATTGGCGCGAGGGCACCGCGCGGTCCGTCGCGGGCACCCGGGAGGCCCTGGCGCGGGCCCAGGAACGTTTGAAATCCGGCGCCCGCCGTGCGGTGAGCCTGGCCCGGGAGCGGTGGGCCGCGGTTCCCGGGCGGCTGGATTCCGCCCAGCGGGGCTTTTTTAAATCCCGGGTGGAAAAGTTGACCTCCCTCCGCAAAGAGTGCGAATGGCGAGACCCCCGCCGGCTTCTGGCCCGGGGGTACAGCTTGATTTACGCGGGGGGAAAACTCGCGAAGCGGTTGGCGGACATCAAAACGGGGGAGTTCATCGAGGCCCGTCTCGTGGACGGGCTGGTGACCGCCAACGTGTTGGCGACCAAGAAGGAGAAACCATGA